The proteins below come from a single Drosophila miranda strain MSH22 chromosome Y unlocalized genomic scaffold, D.miranda_PacBio2.1 Contig_Y1_pilon, whole genome shotgun sequence genomic window:
- the LOC117191286 gene encoding uncharacterized protein LOC117191286, protein MPLLKGNQFLCDWFVRQFPQGKPPKRMMPPVETFNLNELQHNTTGEYTETVHNYADPVTQPKPSAACRLKYINGRMFYGSKILLPAKLSFMAASIYNEQLYDLPAGSADALTCVHGIREHGEKLLSLATSVDSDDAADRSEEDDASRGLIIDTTGDEQNSSSSIEMCDNVTLKAHAVRLNASLYSNQNFGATSTPNANHSQGHHPNAKKTAINFGEMSPRKQANSSGLSPFLGLSPHLNKRKSPTKKVRSPQNQSQPKPRYNVAPMVVIHESRPPPSPAIECAKRLRTLIDQESSRDATDNKAGIRVIALAKQKPTATLSVPKVEPDNQDEREFLSDSGGSLAMSISPQSFSPVKMDLVQSEEEELEPLRVSAGNTPQHMITTQFDSDEDCKLDVVASLANFTTAGDASAGSPASVAASTSKPASPPYSLTKSSPWTREEDKVILTEMKMGARDREQLIRRMRAKLKHRNFIELRTRHQFLMDFLSKLQGK, encoded by the exons atGCCCTTGCTCAAGGGCAATCAGTTTCTGTGCGATTGGTTTGTGCGGCAATTCCCTCAAGGCAAGCCCCCAAAAAG AATGATGCCCCCTGTGGAAACGTTTAATCTGAACGAGCTGCAGCACAACACAACCGGCGAGTATACAGAGACTGTTCACAATTACGCGGACCCTGTGACGCAACCGAAGCCTTCAGCAGCATGCAGATTGAAGTACATCAATGGACGTATGTTCTATGGCTCCAAAATCCTGCTACCCGCCAAACTCTCCTTCATGGCTGCCAGCATCTACAACGAGCAATTGTACGATTTGCCAGCCGGCTCTGCCGATGCCCTGACCTGTGTCCATGGCATTCGGGAACACGGCGAGAAGCTGCTGAGCCTGGCAACGTCGGTGGACAGTGACGATGCGGCTGACCGGAGTGAAGAAGATGATGCGAGTCGTGGCCTGATCATTGACACAACTGGCGACGAGCAGAACAGTAGCTCCTCTATCGAGATGTGTGACAATGTGACACTGAAAGCTCATGCCGTGCGCTTGAATGCCAGCCTCTATAGCAATCAAAACTTTGGGGCGACCAGTACGCCCAATGCCAACCATTCACAGGGCCATCATCCGAATGCCAAGAAAACGGCCATCAACTTTGGCGAAATGTCGCCACGGAAACAGGCGAATAGCTCTGGATTGAGTCCGTTTTTGGGCCTGTCCCCACACCTGAACAAACGAAAATCGCCCACAAAGAAGGTACGCTCTCCTCAGAACCAGTCGCAGCCTAAGCCCCGCTACAATGTTGCGCCAATGGTGGTAATCCATGAGTCTCGGCCGCCACCCTCGCCAGCCATTGAGTGTGCCAAACGTTTGCGCACATTGATCGACCAGGAAAGTTCCCGCGACGCCACGGATAACAAAGCTGGTATCCGCGTCATTGCCCTGGCCAAGCAGAAGCCAACAGCAACACTCTCTGTGCCCAAAGTGGAGCCCGACAACCAGGATGAACGGGAGTTCCTGTCGGACAGTGGCGGAAGCCTGGCCATGTCCATCTCCCCGCAGTCTTTTAGCCCCGTCAAAATGGATTTGGTACagtcggaggaggaggagctggagccgCTCCGTGTGAGTGCTGGCAATACCCCCCAGCACATGATCACGACACAGTTTGACAGCGACGAGGACTGCAAACTGGATGTGGTAGCCAGTCTGGCAAACTTCACAACCGCTGGTGACGCTTCCGCTGGTTCTCCAGCCTCAGTGGCCGCCAGTACATCAAAACCTGCATCACCACCCTACAGTTTAACCAAGTCATCGCCGTGGACGCGCGAAGAAGACAAGGTCATTCTAACCGAAATGAAAATGGGGGCACGTGATCGGGAGCAGCTCATTAGGCGGATGCGTGCCAAGCTTAAGCATCGCAATTTCATCGAGCTGCGTACCCGACATCAGTTCCTGATGGACTTTCTGTCTAAACTGCAGGGTAAATAG
- the LOC117191301 gene encoding V-type proton ATPase 16 kDa proteolipid subunit-like codes for MPRLKAHRIDPEATLDQPKYAFFFCIMGAVSAIVFSTLGAAYGTAKSAIGISSMAVKHPESIIPVVMAGIIAIYGLVVSALLTGSLVKMYPTYKGFLNLGAGLAVGFSGMAAGFAIGVVGDAGVRAAAQQAKLFVGLILILIFAEVLGLYGLIVAIYLFTK; via the coding sequence ATGCCCAGGCTAAAGGCACATCGCATAGACCCTGAGGCAACGCTTGATCAGCCGAAGTATGCCTTCTTCTTCTGTATTATGGGAGCCGTATCAGCCATTGTCTTCTCCACGCTGGGAGCTGCCTATGGGACTGCCAAGTCGGCCATTGGCATCTCATCGATGGCTGTCAAGCATCCGGAGTCCATCATTCCCGTGGTAATGGCTGGCATTATAGCCATCTATGGACTGGTCGTCTCGGCACTGTTGACCGGTTCGTTGGTAAAGATGTACCCCACCTACAAGGGATTCCTCAATCTTGGCGCCGGTCTGGCTGTGGGTTTCTCAGGAATGGCGGCTGGTTTTGCCATTGGCGTTGTGGGCGATGCTGGTGTTCGTGCAGCTGCACAGCAGGCGAAGCTGTTTGTGGGTCTAATTTTGATACTGATATTTGCCGAGGTCTTGGGTCTCTATGGCCTGATAGTGGCCATTTATTTATTCACCAAATAA